A single region of the Candidatus Parcubacteria bacterium genome encodes:
- a CDS encoding carboxypeptidase M32, with protein MKARPIDALKEKLLEISYLGSAGAVLGWDQEVHMPEKGADARAIASSHLSSIVHGRLVALDDDQLLSNLKKEVDGKKLKGKDAIIVEETWRTYERERKLPASFVKEYSELVSKAQNVWAQARKKDDFKMFLPYLRRIVEMKRKEAAFISYKESPYDALIDSYEPGLSTRDASAMLGDLRDFLIPFLQEIKASKVKADPKKTKGKIPLGEQLAFNRMVAETMGFDFTAGRMDESTHPFTTAFHPHDVRITTRFREDDLLYSLGSTIHETGHALYEQGLPSEHFGTPLADAISYGVHESQSRLWENNIGRGIPFWKYFYPKLQKKFPKPFKALSFEEFMLILNEVKPSLIRTEADEVTYNLHIIVRFEVEKGMVEGTIDPKDLPKVWRAKMKEYLGIEVPNDTLGVLQDVHWSAGYIGYFPTYTLGNLYAAQWYAAMERDIPDLAKKIAKGELSVPREWLRKHVHLHGKTYKAADLLKRVTGEAPSSRFFIEYLQKKYGKLYSLKLS; from the coding sequence ATGAAAGCTCGGCCGATAGATGCGTTGAAGGAGAAACTCTTGGAGATTTCATATTTAGGCTCTGCCGGAGCGGTGCTCGGCTGGGATCAGGAGGTGCATATGCCGGAGAAGGGTGCGGATGCGCGAGCAATCGCAAGTTCCCATCTCAGTAGCATTGTGCACGGGAGACTGGTTGCCCTCGATGATGACCAGCTTCTTTCGAACCTGAAGAAGGAGGTCGATGGCAAGAAGCTCAAAGGTAAAGACGCGATCATCGTAGAGGAGACCTGGCGGACATACGAGCGCGAGAGAAAGCTACCAGCTTCCTTTGTGAAGGAATATTCGGAGCTTGTCTCTAAAGCTCAAAATGTCTGGGCGCAGGCGCGCAAGAAGGATGACTTTAAGATGTTCCTGCCGTATCTGCGCAGAATAGTGGAGATGAAGAGGAAGGAAGCTGCCTTCATCAGCTATAAGGAGTCTCCCTACGATGCTCTCATTGATAGCTACGAGCCGGGGCTCAGCACCAGGGATGCTTCTGCGATGCTGGGTGACCTGAGGGATTTCCTCATCCCATTCCTCCAGGAGATTAAGGCTTCGAAGGTGAAGGCTGACCCGAAGAAGACCAAAGGAAAGATTCCTCTCGGAGAGCAGCTCGCTTTCAATAGAATGGTCGCTGAGACCATGGGTTTTGATTTTACTGCAGGTCGGATGGACGAGAGTACGCACCCTTTCACTACGGCTTTCCATCCTCATGATGTGCGTATCACTACTCGCTTCCGAGAAGATGATCTCCTCTATTCGCTCGGCTCCACTATCCATGAGACTGGCCATGCCCTCTATGAGCAGGGCCTCCCTTCAGAACATTTCGGGACACCTTTGGCGGACGCCATATCGTATGGCGTGCACGAATCGCAGTCGCGCCTCTGGGAGAACAACATCGGCCGAGGTATCCCGTTCTGGAAATATTTCTATCCCAAGCTACAGAAGAAGTTCCCGAAGCCATTCAAAGCACTCTCTTTCGAGGAGTTTATGTTGATATTGAACGAGGTAAAGCCATCTCTCATCCGTACGGAAGCTGACGAGGTGACTTACAATCTCCACATCATCGTGCGCTTCGAGGTCGAGAAGGGTATGGTAGAGGGTACGATCGATCCCAAGGATCTGCCAAAGGTGTGGAGAGCTAAGATGAAAGAGTATCTGGGTATCGAGGTGCCGAATGATACTCTTGGCGTATTGCAAGATGTGCATTGGTCCGCTGGATACATCGGCTACTTCCCGACGTACACTCTGGGAAATTTGTATGCGGCGCAATGGTACGCTGCCATGGAGCGGGACATTCCTGATCTTGCGAAGAAGATCGCGAAGGGAGAACTCTCAGTTCCTCGTGAATGGCTGCGTAAGCACGTGCATCTCCACGGGAAGACCTACAAGGCAGCGGATCTCTTGAAGAGAGTCACTGGTGAGGCGCCTTCGAGCAGGTTTTTCATAGAATATCTGCAAAAGAAGTATGGGAAGCTCTATTCCCTTAAGCTGAGTTAG
- a CDS encoding phenylalanine--tRNA ligase subunit beta produces MKVLRPWLQKFVPDLPEAAVIADALTFHAFEIDSVEGEVLDVKVTPNRGHDALSHRAVAKELAAVLKLQMTYDPLLQKPDLSKVTTEVSVSLESPLCNRYIAGYMKGVKVGPSPSWLKESLEAIGQRSINNVVDATNFVMFKLGQPLHAFDAKKLPSLSIGVRTAHAGEEIETLDAKKYSLTDTMLLITAGDVPVGIAGIKGGMPASVDESTVDIVIESANFDGPSVRKASRSLALRTDASSRFEQVLSPELAAYGMVDVVAIIQKVAGGELVGFVDSYPVPQKLAEVSVSLEKINKMLGTEISKEKVLEAFSSLGLACREESGVFTVTPPFERLDLSIPEDLVEEVGRVIGYEHVPAVPLPPIPGKTPVNGRFVAAEQAREELRSAGYSEILTSVFVEKGERAVANKIGGDKPYLRASLLTGLTEALAKNVPNKALLELKEVKLFEIGIVWKDGMEKLMLGKIGEKEPASEKEIENVAAENYERLLFTETMRYQPFSRYPYISRDIALWVPKGTEADEVQTVIRDAAGDPLLLKTYIFDRFEKGDRISYAFRLIFQSFEKTLVDAEVNAVMEKVIAAIKEKAWEVR; encoded by the coding sequence ATGAAAGTCTTACGCCCGTGGCTCCAGAAATTCGTTCCCGATCTGCCCGAAGCAGCGGTAATAGCTGACGCCCTTACGTTCCATGCGTTTGAGATAGATAGCGTGGAGGGGGAAGTTCTGGACGTGAAGGTGACGCCTAACCGCGGCCACGATGCGCTCTCGCATCGCGCTGTGGCCAAAGAGCTTGCCGCCGTGCTCAAGCTCCAGATGACTTATGATCCTCTGTTGCAAAAGCCGGATCTTTCAAAGGTTACGACTGAGGTCTCTGTCTCCCTAGAGTCGCCGCTCTGCAATCGCTATATAGCCGGATACATGAAGGGTGTGAAGGTGGGTCCTTCGCCCTCCTGGCTCAAAGAAAGCCTGGAAGCCATCGGCCAGCGTTCCATTAATAACGTGGTCGACGCTACTAATTTCGTAATGTTCAAGCTGGGGCAGCCTCTCCACGCCTTTGATGCTAAGAAACTTCCGAGTCTTTCGATCGGGGTCCGTACTGCGCACGCCGGAGAAGAGATTGAGACGCTTGATGCCAAGAAATATTCTCTCACTGACACGATGCTCCTCATCACCGCAGGCGATGTCCCAGTAGGCATCGCGGGAATAAAAGGCGGCATGCCAGCATCAGTGGATGAATCTACTGTCGATATCGTCATCGAGTCTGCGAATTTTGACGGACCCTCTGTCCGCAAGGCCTCTCGCTCGCTGGCGCTACGCACGGATGCTTCAAGTCGTTTCGAGCAGGTGCTTTCTCCTGAACTTGCCGCCTACGGCATGGTGGATGTGGTGGCGATCATTCAAAAGGTCGCAGGCGGTGAGCTCGTAGGTTTTGTAGATTCGTATCCTGTTCCGCAAAAACTTGCGGAGGTAAGCGTCTCTCTCGAGAAGATTAATAAGATGCTTGGCACGGAGATTTCCAAGGAGAAGGTACTCGAGGCTTTTTCCAGCTTAGGTCTTGCTTGTAGGGAAGAGAGTGGCGTGTTCACTGTCACTCCTCCGTTTGAACGCCTGGATCTCTCCATCCCCGAGGATCTCGTAGAGGAGGTGGGTCGCGTCATTGGCTATGAGCATGTGCCGGCTGTGCCCCTTCCGCCGATTCCTGGGAAGACGCCGGTCAATGGACGCTTCGTCGCCGCTGAGCAGGCGCGTGAAGAGCTCCGTAGCGCTGGCTATTCCGAAATACTGACCTCTGTATTCGTAGAGAAAGGCGAGCGTGCAGTAGCGAATAAGATAGGGGGAGATAAGCCGTATCTGCGTGCCAGCCTCCTTACGGGCCTTACGGAGGCGCTCGCCAAGAACGTGCCTAATAAGGCGCTGCTTGAGCTTAAGGAAGTGAAGCTTTTTGAAATCGGTATCGTTTGGAAGGACGGTATGGAGAAATTGATGCTAGGGAAGATCGGGGAGAAGGAGCCTGCATCTGAGAAAGAGATCGAGAATGTGGCTGCGGAGAATTACGAACGTCTTCTGTTCACTGAGACGATGCGCTATCAGCCTTTCTCCCGCTATCCTTACATTTCGCGCGATATCGCGCTGTGGGTGCCGAAGGGTACTGAGGCGGATGAGGTGCAGACTGTCATCCGAGATGCAGCCGGCGATCCTCTTCTCCTCAAGACCTATATTTTCGACCGCTTCGAAAAAGGAGATCGCATCTCATATGCCTTCCGTCTGATATTCCAATCTTTTGAGAAGACGCTGGTAGATGCGGAGGTGAATGCGGTCATGGAAAAAGTCATCGCGGCGATCAAGGAGAAGGCTTGGGAGGTCCGTTAG
- the pheS gene encoding phenylalanine--tRNA ligase subunit alpha gives MDPKYPQGHLHPLSLLIRETNRIFAGMGFEFAEGPLLESEWYNFDALNVPKDHPARDMQDTFFIKDEPGMVLRTHTSNVQARYMEAQMKKGILPPYRIIVPGKVFRNEATDMTHEAEFFQLEGLVVGEDISLSNLKGTIEQFFQELFRGASVEVRFRPSFFPFVEPGVEVDMRLVGENVPEKLRDRWIEMMGAGMVHPSVLRNAGVDPEKYRGFAFGMGLDRLAILRWGIDDVRLMHSADLRFVNQF, from the coding sequence ATGGACCCAAAATATCCGCAGGGACACCTCCACCCCCTCTCTTTGCTCATACGGGAGACCAACCGCATCTTCGCGGGGATGGGTTTCGAATTCGCTGAAGGTCCGCTCCTTGAGAGCGAGTGGTACAACTTCGATGCTCTGAACGTCCCCAAGGATCATCCGGCGCGGGACATGCAGGACACCTTCTTCATCAAGGATGAGCCGGGAATGGTGCTGCGTACGCACACCTCGAACGTACAGGCTCGATATATGGAAGCCCAGATGAAGAAGGGCATCCTCCCGCCATATCGCATCATCGTGCCGGGCAAAGTCTTCCGGAATGAAGCTACCGACATGACCCACGAAGCCGAGTTCTTCCAGCTCGAGGGTTTGGTCGTGGGCGAAGATATCTCCCTCTCCAATCTCAAGGGAACGATCGAGCAGTTCTTCCAGGAGCTCTTCCGTGGTGCTTCTGTGGAAGTGCGCTTCCGTCCGAGCTTCTTCCCGTTCGTGGAGCCGGGGGTCGAAGTGGACATGCGTCTCGTGGGTGAGAACGTCCCAGAGAAGCTGCGTGATCGCTGGATTGAGATGATGGGAGCGGGCATGGTGCATCCGAGCGTGCTTCGTAATGCGGGGGTAGATCCCGAGAAGTATCGTGGATTCGCTTTCGGCATGGGGCTTGATCGTCTGGCCATACTCCGTTGGGGTATCGATGACGTGCGTCTCATGCACTCTGCGGATCTCCGTTTCGTGAATCAATTTTAA
- a CDS encoding glycosyltransferase family 2 protein, with product MNSFFGEILPHILVFISLYFEVFLLVTFLERRGEIRKESPEPKAYPSATVIVPCFNEGTTVAGTLDSLLALDYPKEKLSIFAIDDGSRDNTWQVMQAYKDNPQIRLFQKENEGSKYKALNLGLSHVTSEIVGCLDADSYVDPQALKRVVLRFEDPTVMAVTPAIKLHQPKNFIQMVQRAEYSFSVFIRKIFALIGSVYITPGPFSFFRKSVFDTLGPYKHAHHTEDLEIGLRMQTKDYRIDNAHDAYVYTVAPATLRALFKQRVRWTHGFLENAIDYREIFFKRRYGNLSMFILPLATLSVFSVLYFTGYSLFYAVNAIFGKISEISIVGLNLGWPRMATDWFFLNTGTLTLLSVIMILITLTLLITGKVIGREKPFSRDIVYFLVCYGFIAPWWLLKSVYNTAFSRKTTWR from the coding sequence ATGAACTCCTTCTTCGGAGAAATACTCCCTCATATCCTGGTGTTCATATCCCTCTATTTCGAGGTTTTCCTCCTTGTGACCTTCCTGGAGCGCCGTGGTGAGATCCGCAAGGAATCCCCAGAGCCGAAAGCGTACCCTTCGGCCACGGTCATCGTCCCCTGCTTCAATGAAGGCACGACGGTGGCAGGTACGCTCGATTCCCTCCTCGCCCTCGACTATCCCAAGGAGAAGCTCTCCATCTTCGCCATCGACGACGGCAGCAGAGACAATACCTGGCAGGTCATGCAGGCCTACAAGGACAACCCGCAGATACGACTCTTCCAGAAAGAGAACGAGGGCAGCAAATACAAGGCCCTCAACCTCGGCCTCTCGCACGTCACGAGTGAGATCGTAGGCTGCCTCGACGCCGACTCCTACGTGGACCCCCAGGCGCTGAAACGTGTCGTCCTCCGCTTCGAGGATCCGACTGTCATGGCAGTGACTCCTGCCATCAAGCTCCACCAGCCCAAGAACTTCATCCAGATGGTACAGCGGGCGGAATACAGCTTCAGCGTCTTCATCCGCAAGATATTCGCCCTCATCGGCAGCGTCTACATCACCCCTGGCCCCTTCTCCTTCTTCCGGAAGTCAGTATTCGACACTCTAGGTCCGTACAAGCACGCGCACCACACCGAAGACCTGGAGATCGGCCTGCGCATGCAGACCAAGGACTACCGTATTGATAATGCGCATGACGCCTACGTCTACACAGTAGCCCCCGCGACATTGCGTGCCCTCTTCAAGCAGCGCGTACGCTGGACCCATGGCTTCCTCGAGAACGCCATCGACTACCGTGAGATCTTCTTCAAGCGCCGCTACGGTAACCTCTCCATGTTCATCCTCCCCTTGGCCACCCTCTCCGTCTTCTCCGTGCTCTACTTCACCGGCTACTCTCTCTTCTACGCCGTCAATGCTATCTTCGGTAAAATCTCCGAGATTAGCATCGTAGGGCTCAATCTCGGTTGGCCGCGCATGGCTACTGACTGGTTCTTCCTCAACACCGGGACCCTTACGCTCCTCTCGGTGATAATGATCCTCATCACTCTCACGCTCCTCATCACCGGGAAGGTCATCGGCCGGGAGAAGCCCTTCTCCCGGGATATTGTTTATTTCCTAGTCTGCTACGGCTTCATCGCGCCTTGGTGGCTGCTGAAGTCGGTCTACAATACCGCCTTCTCCCGTAAGACTACTTGGCGCTAA